The Alysiella filiformis sequence GGTGGTAACGTCCGAATTTCGCATGCGCCGCATTGCCGTGATGTGGCAACCTTGGAAAGACCCCACAGGCACAGGTTATCAAAGCATGGGTTCGCTCATGTCCATTGAACGCGGTGGTTGGTTTGGCGAAGGCTTGGGCAATGGTTTGTTTAAACGCGGCTTTTTGCCCGAAGCGCACACCGACTTCATCGCCGCCGTGATTACCGAAGAATTGGGTTTGATTACCCTAACCGCATTGATTTTGTGTTATTGCTGGATTGTGTTTCGCGCCTTTTCCATTGGCAAACAAGCCCGCGATTTGGAATTGCATTACAGCTCATTCATCGCCATTGGCATAGGTGTGTGGATAGGCGTACAAAGTTTCATCAATATCGGTGTAAACATCAGCCTGTTGCCCAACAAAGGTTTGACTTTACCCTTGATTTCATATGGTGGCTCATCGCTCATCATCATGATAATCGCCCTAACCATGCTGCTGCGCGTGGATTATGAAAACCGCCGCAAAATTCGTGGCTTTGACGTTGCCGACCCACGCGACCCCAAAGAACCCGACCCAGACGCTGCCGACAACGAAACGCAGCCTGAAAACCCTACTGAACCCAAATCGGCTCAACCTAAACCCATTACACGAACGCGAAAATCATGAATCAAAAAACCTTTTTACTGATGGCTGGTGGCACTGGCGGACACATTTTCCCTGCATTGGCGGTGGCGCAATCTTTGAAAGAACAGGGACACCAAGTGGTGTGGCTGGGCAGCCAAAACAGCATGGAAGAACGCCTTGTTCCCCAACATGGCATTACGCTGGAAACAATCGCCATGAAAGGCGTGCGTGGCAATGGTTTGGCACGCAAATTGGCTTTGCCTTTTATGCTGATTAAGGCGATTCAGGCTGCCAAAAACATCATCATCAAACATCGGGTTGATGCCGTGATTGGCTTTGGTGGATTTGTTACCTTTCCAGGGGGCATTGCTGCCAAAATGTTGGATAAACCGATTGTGATTCACGAACAAAATGCGGTGGCGGGTTTGTCCAATAAAGTGCTGGCAAAATGGGCGGCGCGTGTGTTGTATGCGTTTCCCAATGCGTTTGCCGATTACCCCAATGGTTTGGTGGGCAATCCTGTTCGTGCCGATATTGCGCGTTTGCCTGCGCCAGAGCAACGTTTTGCCAACCGTTCAGGCAGCCTGAATATTTTGGTGGTGGGCGGCAGCTTGGGCGCACAAATTTTGAACGATTTGGTGCCACAAGCCCTTGCCAAATTGCCCGAACACGCACGTCCCAACATCACACACCAATCGGGCAAAGGCAAATTGCCTGCTTTGCAACGCGCTTATGAAGCGGCTGGTGTGTCTGCCAAGTGCATGGAATTTGTGGACGACATGAAATCGGCATACGAACACGCCGATTTGGTGATTTGCCGCGCTGGCGCATTGACGATTGCTGAACTCACGGCGGCTGGCGTGGGCGCATTGCTTGTTCCCTACCCCCACGCGGTGGACGACCACCAAACCGCCAATGCGCGATTTATGGTTTCTGCCGAAGCGGGTTTGCTCTTGCCGCAATCGCAATTAACTGCCGATAAATTGGCTGAAATTTTGGCGGGACTCACACGTCCAAGCTGCCTGAAATGGGCGAAAAACGCGCGTACTTTGGCATTGCCCAATAGCGCAAACGATGTGGCACAAATTGCCATTCACATTGCCGCATAATTCATCATCAATCAGGCAGCCTGAAACCTTGGCAAACTCATTTTCAAACTGATGTAGGGGCAGATTTCACATCTGCCCTTTTTGTATTCAAACGACTGATAAAATTAAAAATACCTGCCACATCAAACTCGGCTTTTTTGTTGTGGTGGTATTTTTATGCAACATGGCATACAATCTCTGTGTTAATTTTTTGTTAAAAATGGTTAAACGGAGTATCGCCATGCAATTCAATTTACTGACCGAAAAAGACGTGGATTTGGCTGCCGATGTGCAATTCATGACCCAATCACTTTATGCCGTGTTGGAAAATCATGCCGATGAAATTGTGGTTAATGCCGTCAAAATTTTGGCAAAAGCCCAAGATGCCAGCCAAGTGGTTACCACATTGTTGCCCACGCTCAGCCTTGAACAAACCGAAAACCTGATTACCGCCGTGGGCATGTTTGCACAAATGCTCAATATCGCCGAAGACGTGCATCACGAACGCCGCCGCTTGGCACACGAATGGGCTGGCGATGCCCCACACAATGGCGATGTGGCTGAAACCGTCAAAAAATTCAAACGCAATGACATCAACAGCGACCGCATTCAGGCAGCCTTAAACGCCACGCAAGTCAATGCCGTATTAACCGCCCACCCCACCGAAGTGCAACGTCAAGCCACGCTCATTTCACATCGCAAAATCCGCGCCCTGTTGCCGCGCCGCGCCCAATGCCACAGCGCAGAAGAATTGGCAGAATTGCAACGCGAAATGGACATTGTTTTGCTCACACTTTGGCAAACCAGCGAAACGCGCCATTTCAAAATCAGCGTCAAAAGCGAAATCAACAATGGCGTCAACATTTTCCCCATGAGTTTTTTTCAAGCCATTCCCAAATTGTATCGCCGCTTGGAAAAGCAGTTTCAGGCAGCCTTCCCCGAAATCCACATTCCCGACATTTTGAAAATTGGTGGCTGGATTGGTGGCGACCGCGATGGCAACCCCTTTGTTTCGGCTGAAACTTTGCGCGAAGCCTTTACACGCCACGCCGATGCCGCATTCCACCACTACCGCAAAGAATTGGAAGCCTTGTACCAAGAATTGCCCCTGTCGGTGCGCCGCGTGAATGTGAGCGATGGGGTGTTGGTGCTTTCAGCCAAATCGCCCGATACCGATGTGGCGCGTCAAGAAGAACCCTATCGCCGCGCCATTGCCTACATTTTGTCGCGCATGGTGGGCAAGGCGCATGAATTGGGCGTGCCTTTGGGATGCAAATTTGGCGTGGGCAAGCCCTACACCAGCGTGGCGGAATTTTTGCACGATTTGCGTTTGTTGCAACATTCCTTGCGCGACAATGGCAGCGCGGTGTTGGCAAATGGGCGCATTGCCGATTTTATTCGCATTGTGTCGGTGTGTGGCTTTCATTTGATGCCGCTTGATTTGCGCCAACACGCCGACAAACACAGCGATGTGGTTGCCGAATTGTTTGCCAAAGCAGGCTTGGAAGATTATTTCAGGCTGCCTGAAAACGAAAAACAAACCGTTTTATTGCGCGAATTGAACAACCCACGCCCACTATTCAGCCCCTTTGCCCAATACAGCGAGGCGACTTGTTACGAATTGGCGATTTTCCGCGAGGCAAATTTGATTAAACAACAATTTGGCGAAGATGCCATTTCACAAAGCATCATCTCCAACTGCGAAAAGCCCAGCGATTTGCTCGCTTTGGCATTGATTTTAAAAGAAACGGGTTTGCTGACCAGTCAAAACGGTGCGGTTCAATCGCGCATCAACATCGTACCATTGTTTGAAACGATTGAGGCTTTGGCAAACGCTTGCCCGATTATGGAAACCATGTTTGGCTTGGATTGGTATCGCGCCCTGATTGCCAGCCGCGACAACATTCAAGAAATCATGCTCGGCTATTCCGACAGCAACAAAGATGGCGGCTACATCAGCAGCACTTGGGGCTTGTATCAAGCCGAAATTGGTTTGGTGGAAGTGTTCAAAAAACACAATGTCCGCATTCGCCTGTTTCACGGACGCGGTGGCAGCGTGGGTCGCGGCGGGGGGCCTTCTTATCAAGCGATTTTGGCGCAACCCGCAGGCAGCGTGGCAGGACAAATCCGCATTACCGAACAAGGCGAAGTCATCAATTCCAAATATGCCGACCCCAGCAATGCCGCGCGTAATTTGGAAACATTGGTTGCCGCCACTTTGGAAGCCACGCTGTTGCCCGACACGCAAGACCCCGATGTGGATTTGATGAACGCGCTGTCTGAAAGCTCATTCCAGCACTATCGCGCCCTGATTACGCGACAAGGTTTCATTGACTATTTCCTGCAAACCAGCCCCATTGAACAAATCGCCAGCCTGAACTTGGGCAGCCGCCCCGCCAGTCGCAAAACGTTGGCGCGGATTCAAGATTTACGCGCCATTCCATGGGTGTTTTCGTGGATGCAAAACCGCTTGATGTTGCCCGCTTGGTATGGCTTTGGCAGCGCGGTGGAAGAATTGTGCCAACGCGATTCAGGCAGCCTGAAAAAGCTGCAAGAACACGCCCAACACAATCATTTTTTCCGCACCATTTTGTCCAATATGGAGCAAGTGATGGCAAAAACCGATTTGACCTTGGCAGAACACTACGCCGCATTGAGCCAAGACCCCGAACACGGCGCAGCCATTTTCGCCACCATCAAAGCCGAATACCAACGCAGCCGCCAAGCCCTGCTTACCCTGCTGCAAGCCGAAGAATTGCTGATGGACAATCGCCCCTTGGCACGCAGCTTGGCATTGCGGATTCCCTATTTAAACGCGCTGGGTGGTTTGCAAGTGGCATTGTTGCAAAAATTGCGCCAAGAGCCTGATAATCAACACACTTTACGCATGGTACACCAAACCATCAACGGTGTGGCGCAAGGTTTACGCAACACGGGTTAAAATCCAAGTCAAAACAGGCAGCCTGAAATTAGTTTCAAGGCTGCCTTTTCATTGACCGACTACAATGTAATTAAAATACAAAAATACATTCATTTTCTGCTTTAAATCAAAAAAATGCAAAAATACCCAAACAAAAACACCATTTCCACCCCATTATCACGCCATAAAAATGCAAATTTTACTTATTTTAATGATTTTTCATGCTCAAAATTTTTTTCAATTTTCAAAATATATCATTTTTGTAATGATACTACGCAATAATCATTATTTATTTTCACAACACCCCAACAACTACTACACAAATTACAAAAACATTGTTAAACTACGCAAACATTGAAGTTGAGCAGATTTTTCTGTAATAAAACTACAAATTCCTTTTCACACTTCACTTTAATTTTAGGAGCAAAACCATGAGCGATTTGAACGCTTTATTCCAACAAATGAAACAACGCGACCCCAACCAGCCTGAATTTTTGCAAGCGGTGGAAGAAGTATTTGGCAGCCTGCAACCTTTCTTGGCAAAAAACCCCAAATACACCCAAATGGGCTTGTTGGAGCGCATTGTTGAACCCGAGCGCGTGATTATGTTCCGCGTGTCTTGGGTGGACGACAAAGGTCAAGTGCAAGTAAACCGTGGCTACCGCGTGCAAATGAACAGCGCGATTGGTCCTTATAAAGGCGGTTTGCGTTTCCACCCCACTGTAAACTTGGGCGTGTTGAAATTTTTGGCGTTTGAACAAGTGTTTAAAAATGCTTTGACCACCCTGCCCATGGGCGGCGGCAAAGGCGGTTCAGACTTTGACCCCAAAGGCAAATCCGATGGCGAAGTGATGCGTTTCTGCCAAGCGTTTATGAGCGAACTGTATCGCCACATCGGTGCCGACACAGACGTTCCTGCTGGCGACATTGGTGTGGGCGGTCGTGAAATCGGTTTCTTGTATGGTCAATACAAAAAATTGAGCAATGAAGTTACTTCCGTTTTGACAGGCAAAGGCTTGGTGTATGGTGGCAGCCTGATTCGCCCCGAAGCCACGGGTTATGGCGCGGTTTATTTTGCCGACAATATGCTGAAAACACGCGGCGACAGCATGGCTGGCAAACGTGTGGTGATTTCAGGCAGCGGCAACGTGGCACAATACACCGCCGAAAAAGCCATTCAACTGGGCGCGAAAGTGCTGACCGTTTCCGACTCCAACGGCTTTGTGTTGTTCCCCGATAGCGGCATGACCGAAGCGCAACTGGCGGCATTGATTGAATTGAAAGAAGTGCGCCGCGAGCGCGTGTCGGTGTACGCCAAAGAGCAAGGTTTGCAATACTTTGAAGGCAAAAAACCTTGGGGCGTGGCGTGCGATGTGGCATTCCCCAGCGCAACGCAAAACGAGTTGGACGAAAATGACGCGAAAGAATTGTTGAAAAACGGCTGTTTCTGTGTATCAGAAGGCGCGAACATGCCTTCCACTTTGGGCGCGGTAGATGAATTTGTGAAAGCGAAAATCTTGTACGCCCCAGGTAAAGCGGCAAATGCAGGTGGCGTGGCAACTTCTGGCTTGGAAATGAGCCAAAACGCGATTCGTTTGTCTTGGACACGCGAAGAAGTGGATGCGCGTTTGTTTGGCATCATGCAAAACATTCACGAAAACTGCGTTGCCAATGGCAAAGAAGGCGATTTTGTGAACTATGTGAATGGCGCAAACATCGCTGGTTTCAAAAAAGTGGCAGACGCGATGTTGGCACAAGGCGTGGTGTAATCGCTTAAATTGAAAAAAGCTGCCTGAAACGTTTTGCGAATGCGTTTCAGGCAGCTTTTCCTGTTGGGATTTGCACTCCTAATCTCTGCGCGGGCGACTTACTTTTTAAAAAAGTAAGCCAAACAAACCAAAAAACAATGACTAATTTTATTTTATTCAATGGGTTAGTATTTTCAGGCTGAAACTTTTGCCAAACTCGGTTTGTAGGGACAGATTTCATATCTGCCCTGTTTAGAATTGCAGAAATTTTTATTTTTGGGACACCATGTAGGGTGCAACTTGTTGCACCAAGTCCATATTTTATCAGGAAAATAGTGCAACAAGTTGCACCCTACATTCGTCCTATTTTTACATAAATTGAAAAGAGGCGGATATGAAATCCGCCTCTACATCAGTTTAAAAGTAGGTTTTGCAAAAGTTTCAGGCTGCCTGAAACGTTTTTTAAAGCGAAACCGTTGAACATTTGTTTATTTGGCTTACTTTTTTAAAAAGTAAGTCGCCGAAGGCAAAACCCATTTTTCTGGAACAGTAAAAAGCTGCCTGAAAACCTTTGCGAATGGGTTTTCAGGCAGCTTTTTCGCGTCAATTCATTTTCACATCAAAAACCAATAAGCCCACGCGCTCACGGCAATAATGCACAAAATGTTCAACACAAAGCCCACATACATCATGTCTTTTTGCTTGACCAAACCCGTGCCAAACACAATGGCGTTGGGTGGTGTTGCCACAGGCAGCATAAAAGCACACGATGCACCAATACCAATGACCATCACCAAAACCTCTTGGGGCATATTCAGTTGTGCCGCAATGGTGGCAAACACAGGCACAAGCAAAGCCGCCGATGCGGTGTTGCTGGTGAATTCGGTCAAGAAAATGATGAACGTTGCCACCACCACAATCACCAACAAGGGGTGTGCCGAACCAAATGTGGCAGCCACTTCATTGCCCAAAGCGGCAGACGCGCCCGATTTTTGCATTAAATTGCTCAACGCAATGCCGCCACCAAACAACATCAATACACCCCAATCGGTGCTTTCTGCCACATCTTTCCAACGCACGGTGCCAAACACCACCACGGCTACGGCTGCCGCAATCGCAATAAAGCTGTCAATGGAAGTGATGCCTGTGGCTTTTTGGATTTTGTCGCCCATTATCCACGCAATCGCGGTGGTAACGAAAATCACCACGGTAATCACGCGGTGCAAATTCCAAGGAATGTTTTCTTCTTGGGTGCGATTAACGCGTTCTTTGAAATTGGGTTTGAGCACCACAAACAAAGAAATCAACATCAAAGGCAACAACACCAACATCATGGGCAAACCGTATTTCATCCAGCCTGAAAAGTCCAAATTCAAGGCTTTTGCCGCAATGCCATTGGGGGGCGAACCCACAATCGTACCCAAACCACCAATGCTGGCACAATAAGCAATCCCCAATAAAACAAACACATAAGTTTTGCGGTCTTTTTCTTTATCCAAGTGCGACATCAAGCCCATTGCCAAAGGCAACATCATGGCGGTGGTGGCGGTGTTGCTTATCCACATGGATAAGGCGGTGGTTACGCCAAACAGCAACATAACCGCCACAAACATATTGCCCCCCGAAAGCGAGATGACCCACATGGCGATTTTTCTGTCCAATTTTTGAATGTTCAATGCGGCTGCCAAGGCAAAACCGCCAAAAAACACATAAATAATGGGGTCGGCAAAGCTGGATAATGCTGCTTTGGTTCCCATGTCGGGAATTTTGAACATCACCGCCAACAATGGCACCATCAGGGCGGTAACGGTAATGTGTACGGCTTCGGTAAACCACAAAATTGCCACAAACAGCAAAATCGCCAAACCGCGATTTGCCATGTCTTCATAAGGCAAAATGCTGTACACGCCATAGCTGACCAATGCGGAAATGAGCGTTAAAATCAAACCGCGAAAATCGGTAATCGGCTTTTGCGTGTTTGCCAGTACGTCATGCGTATCTGGCTCATGCTGATGATTCATGCTTGTTACTCCGTAAAGAATTTCATGTTGGTAAAGTTGTGTTAATGGTTTGTGAACGAAGTATAAGGATACATGAAAAAAATCGCAATTGATTTTCGCAAACGCAAAAACAGGCAGCCTGAAAACGTGTGTGTTTTTCAGGCTGCCTGAATCCCATTAAGCAATAAAAATTAAGCGGCTTTTGGATTGATTAAAATTTCCACGCGGCGGTTTTGAGCGCGACCTTCTGGCGTGTTGTTGGTGGCGATTGGCTGTGTTGAACCACGACCCACAACCGACATGCGGTTCATTGCCACGCCTTTGCCATTCAAATAGTTGGCAACGGAATTGGCACGATTTTGCGACAATGGGTTGTTAATCGCGTCAGAGCCTGTGTTGTCGGTGTGTCCCACGATGGTTAAGGTGGTGTCGTTGTACATTGCCAATGTTTGCGCTGCGCCATTCAAGGCATTTTGCGCTTGGGCAGACAAATCGTAACGACCTGTGGCAAAGGTTACATTTTCGGGCATGGTCAATTTGATTTGGTCGCCTTCACGTTTCACTTCCACACCTGTGTTTGCCAACTGTTCGCGCAATTTGGCTTCTTGCACGTCCATGTATGCGCCCACGCCTGCTGCCACTACGCCACACGCGGCGGCAGAATTACGCGCACCTTGTTTGCCATGGCTGATGGCACCAATGATGCCACACGTTACCGCACCCAAAGTGCCGTAAGTGGCGGTTTTGCTCAACTGGCGTTCGCCTTGCGCATTGGTAACACAACCGCTCAAACCCAAAGCCGCTGCGGTTGCCAAAATGGTGGCTGATTTCAATAATTTCATGGGAACATTCCTTATTTGATAAACAAAATGTGAGAAAAATGTTTTCAGGCTGCCTGAAAACGGAAAACGCAACTATATCTTAAACCGATTTGTTTGCGCTGCACCCATAACGCTAAATTACTTTTATTAACAAATTTAACGCGATTTCTGCCACGCTTGACGCGAAAAATACCACAATAAAATCGCGCCACACACCGTACAAGCCACCATCACACTGCCCATCACTTTCACGCTGCCGTTGTGCAAGTAAGTGACCAAAAAGCCCACCGTTGCGCCAATCAGCGATTGTGCTGCCGATAAAATGGCGTTTGCGCTGCCGCCTTCGGCTTTAAAATGCTGCATAAACAATGCCTGCGTGTTTGCCGCCACCAAACCTTGCGTGCCAACCGACAACATCAACAACACCATCAACCACGCAAAGGGGGGCAAATCGCTCGCCCACACGCTGCACAACAACGCAAAATTGGCAACAAATTGAATGGCAATGCCCCACAATAAAATGTCTTGTGAATTGCTGTCGCGTTTCAAATGCCATGCGGTAATGCGGTTAAATATTGCCATGGTTACAATATTGCACGCAAACGCCCACGCATATTGATGGTGATTCAAACCATATAAATCCATGTAAACAAAAGACGATTCAGTCAAAAAAGTGAGCATGGACGAAAAGGACGCTGCCTGAAAAAACAAAAAACCCAAAGCGGGTTTGGTGGACAAAATGTGTTTGTATCGCCCAAAAATCACGCGCAACACATCGCGGCGAATCGGCTCGGCGGTTTTGTGTTTGGGCAAAAATCGGTGCAACAACACCAGCACCAACACCGCATAAGCACACAAAAACACAAATACGGCACGCCAACCGCCCACCGTTTGCAACACCGAACCCACCATGGGCGCAAGCAAAGGGGCTGCCATCATAATCACGCCAATGAGCGCAAACATTTGTGCGGCTTGTTTGCCTTCGTAATTGTCGCGGATAATCGCGCCCACGGTTACGCCTGCCATGCCGCAACCCACCGCTTGCACCAAACGTAAGGCAAGCAACTGTTCGCCCGTTTGCACCCAAATCAGCGCAAACGATGCGATGATGTACACCGCCAAACCTGTTAGGGCAATGTTTTTTCTGCCTTTAATATCGGAAAGTGAGCCACCCAAAAGCTGCCCCACCGCCATGCCCAAAATAAAGCTGCTCAAACTGCGTTCAATGTAATGAATGTCGCTGTGCAAATCGCGGGCAATGTGTGGCAAGGAGGGCAAATAAGCGTCCATGGAAAACGGCATAATCGCCACCAAAATGGCAAGCAACATGGCCATTTGTTTATCGGATAATTTTTTCATTGTATTCATCGTTAAGGGTATTCCAAAATTTTTTCAGGCAGGCAAAACAAGGGGCTGTTTCAGCATAGAAAATGGCGGATTATGAAAAATCCGCCTTGTTTAAAATACCGTTTGTGCTGCCTGAAACGCATTTAAAACAAAATTATACTGCTAAACAAACAATTAGAAAACCGTTTAGGCGGCTTTTGCGGTAAAATGCGCGTTTTAATCCCACAAATGTCTCATCATGACTTGCCCACTTTGCCAAAGCCACAACGAAACGATTTTATGGCAAAACCACCATCTGCGCGTGATTGCCGTGCACGATGAACCCAAAGCCCCTGCCTTTTGCCGCGTGATTTGGCGCGAACACATCGCCGAAATGACCGATTTGCCCCCACAACAGCGCGATGAACTGATGAATATGGTTTACCGTGTGGAACAAGCCATGCGCCAAGTGTTTCAGCCAGCCAAAATCAATTTGGCAAGTTTGGGCAATGTGGTGCCGCATTTGCATTGGCACATTATTGCGCGATTTGACAACGATGCCTGTTTCCCTGCCCCCATTTGGGCAAACGCGGTGCGCGAAAACGCGTTCAGGCTGCCTGAAAACTGGCAAGCGCAAATTGCCACATTGTTGCATCAAACAGAATAAGGATTTGAAAACATGAATCATTTACTCACACGCCGCCGCGTGTTACAAAGCACACTCATTGCAGCAGGCAGCAGCATTTTGGCAGCCTGTGGCGGTGGCAATGCCCCCAGCAAAACTTCCCCCAACAAACCGCAAATGCAAACCATGCCCACCCCAGTTCCCACACCCCAAACCGCCCCCACTCGCGCAAGCCACGGCGCACAAAACACCATGCGCCTGTTTGCCTCATCGGGATTTGCCGAAGACCCCAGCCGCATTGAAACGGGTTTGAGCCGACTGTTTCAGGCAGGCTTTGTGATTAACAACCACACGGCAGCCTATCGCCGTTTTCAACGCTTTGCAGGCAGCGATGCCGAACGCATTGCCGATTTGCAAGATGTGGCAACAGGTCGCGTTGCCACCCCCAAAGTGTTGATGGGCGTACGCGGTGGTTATGGTGCAGCACGCTTGTTGCCACACATTGATTGGATAAACTTGGGCGCAAGAATGCGCGAACAGCAAACTTTATTGTTTGGATTCAGCGATGTAACCGCCATACAACTGGCATTGTTGGCACAAGGCAATATGCCCAGCTTTGCAGGCCCCATGTTGTACAGCGAATTTGCCAAACCCGTACCCGACACTTATACAATGGACAGTTTTATCCAAACCACCACACAAAAACAAAGCACCGTGTTTGTGGGTGGCTACCAAATGAACCGCGTTCGCAATGCAGATGGCATTTTGTGGGGCGGCAATTTGAGCGTCATCGCATCGCTGGTTGGCACGCCCTATATGCCCAAAATCAACGGTGGCATTTTGTTTTTGGAAGATGTGTCCGAACAACCCTATCGCATAGAAAGAATGTTGCAAACCTTGCATTTGGCAGGCATTTTAAAACAGCAGCAAGCGATTATTTTGGGCGATTTCCGCATGGGCAACATACGCGACACCTACGACAGCAGCTACGATTTAAACAGCGTGGCAATGACGATTTCGCGCACCGCCAATGTGCCCGTGTACACCAGCTTTCCGTTTGGGCATATCGCGCAAAAAACCACGTTCCCCTTGGGCGCACAAGCGCAACTTCGCGCCAGCAACAATGGCGGCTATGCGGTAACATTCAGTGGCTACCCCACGCTCAATCCTGCCGCGCTGAATTTGGCGGCATTGAAACCCGCCCCAGCCTTTGATTTTACCAACCCCAACGGCAGCATTTCCGATAGCGAATTTTGATTTTCAGGCAGCCTTTTATTGTCCTACAAGAAATGGGTTTTGCCTTCGGCGACTTACTTTTTAAAAAAGTAAGCCAAATAAACCAATGTTCAAGGGTTTCGCTTTAAAAAACATTTCAGGCT is a genomic window containing:
- a CDS encoding SLC13 family permease, coding for MNHQHEPDTHDVLANTQKPITDFRGLILTLISALVSYGVYSILPYEDMANRGLAILLFVAILWFTEAVHITVTALMVPLLAVMFKIPDMGTKAALSSFADPIIYVFFGGFALAAALNIQKLDRKIAMWVISLSGGNMFVAVMLLFGVTTALSMWISNTATTAMMLPLAMGLMSHLDKEKDRKTYVFVLLGIAYCASIGGLGTIVGSPPNGIAAKALNLDFSGWMKYGLPMMLVLLPLMLISLFVVLKPNFKERVNRTQEENIPWNLHRVITVVIFVTTAIAWIMGDKIQKATGITSIDSFIAIAAAVAVVVFGTVRWKDVAESTDWGVLMLFGGGIALSNLMQKSGASAALGNEVAATFGSAHPLLVIVVVATFIIFLTEFTSNTASAALLVPVFATIAAQLNMPQEVLVMVIGIGASCAFMLPVATPPNAIVFGTGLVKQKDMMYVGFVLNILCIIAVSAWAYWFLM
- the ppc gene encoding phosphoenolpyruvate carboxylase, with the translated sequence MQFNLLTEKDVDLAADVQFMTQSLYAVLENHADEIVVNAVKILAKAQDASQVVTTLLPTLSLEQTENLITAVGMFAQMLNIAEDVHHERRRLAHEWAGDAPHNGDVAETVKKFKRNDINSDRIQAALNATQVNAVLTAHPTEVQRQATLISHRKIRALLPRRAQCHSAEELAELQREMDIVLLTLWQTSETRHFKISVKSEINNGVNIFPMSFFQAIPKLYRRLEKQFQAAFPEIHIPDILKIGGWIGGDRDGNPFVSAETLREAFTRHADAAFHHYRKELEALYQELPLSVRRVNVSDGVLVLSAKSPDTDVARQEEPYRRAIAYILSRMVGKAHELGVPLGCKFGVGKPYTSVAEFLHDLRLLQHSLRDNGSAVLANGRIADFIRIVSVCGFHLMPLDLRQHADKHSDVVAELFAKAGLEDYFRLPENEKQTVLLRELNNPRPLFSPFAQYSEATCYELAIFREANLIKQQFGEDAISQSIISNCEKPSDLLALALILKETGLLTSQNGAVQSRINIVPLFETIEALANACPIMETMFGLDWYRALIASRDNIQEIMLGYSDSNKDGGYISSTWGLYQAEIGLVEVFKKHNVRIRLFHGRGGSVGRGGGPSYQAILAQPAGSVAGQIRITEQGEVINSKYADPSNAARNLETLVAATLEATLLPDTQDPDVDLMNALSESSFQHYRALITRQGFIDYFLQTSPIEQIASLNLGSRPASRKTLARIQDLRAIPWVFSWMQNRLMLPAWYGFGSAVEELCQRDSGSLKKLQEHAQHNHFFRTILSNMEQVMAKTDLTLAEHYAALSQDPEHGAAIFATIKAEYQRSRQALLTLLQAEELLMDNRPLARSLALRIPYLNALGGLQVALLQKLRQEPDNQHTLRMVHQTINGVAQGLRNTG
- the gdhA gene encoding NADP-specific glutamate dehydrogenase; the encoded protein is MSDLNALFQQMKQRDPNQPEFLQAVEEVFGSLQPFLAKNPKYTQMGLLERIVEPERVIMFRVSWVDDKGQVQVNRGYRVQMNSAIGPYKGGLRFHPTVNLGVLKFLAFEQVFKNALTTLPMGGGKGGSDFDPKGKSDGEVMRFCQAFMSELYRHIGADTDVPAGDIGVGGREIGFLYGQYKKLSNEVTSVLTGKGLVYGGSLIRPEATGYGAVYFADNMLKTRGDSMAGKRVVISGSGNVAQYTAEKAIQLGAKVLTVSDSNGFVLFPDSGMTEAQLAALIELKEVRRERVSVYAKEQGLQYFEGKKPWGVACDVAFPSATQNELDENDAKELLKNGCFCVSEGANMPSTLGAVDEFVKAKILYAPGKAANAGGVATSGLEMSQNAIRLSWTREEVDARLFGIMQNIHENCVANGKEGDFVNYVNGANIAGFKKVADAMLAQGVV
- the murG gene encoding undecaprenyldiphospho-muramoylpentapeptide beta-N-acetylglucosaminyltransferase; protein product: MNQKTFLLMAGGTGGHIFPALAVAQSLKEQGHQVVWLGSQNSMEERLVPQHGITLETIAMKGVRGNGLARKLALPFMLIKAIQAAKNIIIKHRVDAVIGFGGFVTFPGGIAAKMLDKPIVIHEQNAVAGLSNKVLAKWAARVLYAFPNAFADYPNGLVGNPVRADIARLPAPEQRFANRSGSLNILVVGGSLGAQILNDLVPQALAKLPEHARPNITHQSGKGKLPALQRAYEAAGVSAKCMEFVDDMKSAYEHADLVICRAGALTIAELTAAGVGALLVPYPHAVDDHQTANARFMVSAEAGLLLPQSQLTADKLAEILAGLTRPSCLKWAKNARTLALPNSANDVAQIAIHIAA
- a CDS encoding OmpA family protein, with protein sequence MKLLKSATILATAAALGLSGCVTNAQGERQLSKTATYGTLGAVTCGIIGAISHGKQGARNSAAACGVVAAGVGAYMDVQEAKLREQLANTGVEVKREGDQIKLTMPENVTFATGRYDLSAQAQNALNGAAQTLAMYNDTTLTIVGHTDNTGSDAINNPLSQNRANSVANYLNGKGVAMNRMSVVGRGSTQPIATNNTPEGRAQNRRVEILINPKAA
- the ftsW gene encoding putative lipid II flippase FtsW, which codes for MNLLKKINQSKLLDRDLSTQGNHDKTLLWVLLCLLAFGLIMVYSASVAQAGLSNFDNRNVFFIKQVQFAGFGLFLAAILMRVPMWRWQRWTFFLLPLTLVVLLIVGIAGEEVNGARRWLPLPGGIKFQPSEAFKLVTIMYMASFFKRRLDVLRDFKRVKWIALPLGLGVGFILMTRDLGSAAVVFAIALALLFLANLPGKWFVFVVGVAAAIVSMVVVTSEFRMRRIAVMWQPWKDPTGTGYQSMGSLMSIERGGWFGEGLGNGLFKRGFLPEAHTDFIAAVITEELGLITLTALILCYCWIVFRAFSIGKQARDLELHYSSFIAIGIGVWIGVQSFINIGVNISLLPNKGLTLPLISYGGSSLIIMIIALTMLLRVDYENRRKIRGFDVADPRDPKEPDPDAADNETQPENPTEPKSAQPKPITRTRKS